One segment of Desulfobacterales bacterium DNA contains the following:
- a CDS encoding 2-hydroxyacyl-CoA dehydratase family protein, with protein MFAKIPFCDNHGVESQMEAADLETIGLPSLMIERDYISTDEGRLKTRIQAFLEKLGK; from the coding sequence ATTTTCGCGAAAATCCCGTTTTGCGACAACCATGGCGTTGAATCCCAGATGGAAGCGGCCGATCTTGAAACAATCGGATTGCCAAGCCTTATGATCGAGCGGGATTATATTTCCACCGACGAGGGCCGGTTGAAAACGCGGATTCAGGCCTTTTTGGAGAAACTGGGGAAATAA
- a CDS encoding 2-hydroxyacyl-CoA dehydratase family protein has protein sequence MEETVRTQYEWLRKLDAVCDLFIGLIGSGVKTMADVDMPAFLQQVPEYHASLAPEGYPELFAASLKEKNRQAMYDNCVAMKQYLQDLFANMEQGKPLAYYFVTMTPEILLGMDLAPVCFELVPVFLSAVFRRGVEEEMDLLELKGLPPHLCSAQKGTVTAIEIGRMPMPDVLVKPSTPCDSSSMLYQYVMERNNVPLVVLDAPYYSNQRAFKYYHDEWKRMVERLEKLTGHTLDEDLLRKHVEYGNQQLWYVYEMQKMRRAVPNPDSSMHRAFDVGALYQCGVNSKYVDYLRTCYEQTKARYDKGIGCLPEGKKEIRTLWTWGITPFYLDMYDWLEEDFGMTYIECAGGYLPGDIVGLVNTSSVESMIEGLAWRSFNMPMARNVMSFSDIWINDFVKLAKTYHADAAVFSGHMACKHSWGVNKLLSDALQEEVGIPTFQWETDIVDARFTPRESAHDQLAEFFNNIQ, from the coding sequence ATGGAGGAAACAGTTCGAACCCAATATGAGTGGCTGAGAAAATTAGACGCTGTTTGCGATCTTTTTATCGGGTTGATCGGCAGCGGGGTCAAGACGATGGCCGATGTGGATATGCCGGCTTTTTTACAGCAGGTTCCGGAATATCACGCATCCCTAGCGCCCGAGGGATACCCCGAACTGTTTGCTGCGTCCTTAAAGGAGAAAAACCGGCAGGCAATGTATGATAACTGTGTGGCGATGAAACAATACCTTCAGGATCTTTTTGCGAATATGGAGCAGGGAAAACCCCTTGCTTATTACTTTGTCACCATGACGCCGGAAATTCTTCTGGGGATGGATCTGGCGCCCGTATGCTTTGAGTTGGTGCCGGTTTTCTTGAGTGCGGTGTTTCGCAGAGGGGTTGAGGAGGAAATGGATCTTCTGGAGCTGAAAGGATTGCCCCCCCATCTGTGCTCAGCGCAAAAGGGAACGGTTACGGCCATCGAAATCGGCCGCATGCCGATGCCGGATGTGCTGGTGAAACCGAGCACCCCCTGTGATTCCAGCTCCATGCTCTATCAATATGTGATGGAGCGAAATAATGTCCCCCTGGTGGTGCTGGACGCGCCTTATTACTCCAACCAACGGGCGTTCAAGTATTATCATGATGAGTGGAAACGCATGGTGGAGCGCCTTGAAAAGCTTACGGGCCATACGTTGGATGAAGATCTGTTGAGAAAGCATGTGGAATATGGAAACCAACAGCTTTGGTATGTGTATGAAATGCAGAAGATGCGTCGCGCCGTCCCAAATCCGGACTCCAGCATGCACCGGGCCTTTGATGTGGGCGCCCTTTACCAGTGCGGGGTCAATTCCAAGTATGTGGATTATTTGAGGACGTGTTACGAGCAGACCAAGGCGCGATATGACAAGGGGATCGGCTGTTTGCCCGAGGGGAAGAAAGAGATTCGCACCCTGTGGACCTGGGGGATCACCCCCTTTTACCTTGATATGTATGACTGGCTCGAAGAGGATTTTGGCATGACTTATATTGAATGCGCGGGGGGGTATCTGCCTGGCGACATCGTTGGGTTGGTGAATACCAGCAGCGTGGAGTCCATGATCGAAGGACTCGCCTGGCGCTCTTTCAATATGCCCATGGCGCGAAACGTCATGTCCTTTTCGGATATCTGGATCAACGATTTTGTGAAACTGGCCAAAACCTATCATGCCGACGCGGCGGTGTTTTCAGGGCACATGGCCTGCAAGCATTCCTGGGGGGTCAATAAACTCTTAAGCGATGCCCTGCAGGAGGAGGTCGGCATTCCCACCTTTCAGTGGGAAACGGACATCGTGGATGCCCGGTTTACGCCTCGCGAGTCGGCGCATGATCAACTGGCGGAATTTTTCAACAAC